The sequence CAATTTCTTACTGTACGAACTGTTGATCTTTAAAGCAAGAGCAACCTCCTTGTAGAGAAGAATGTAAATCTGCATATAAATCATTAGTGGAGTTAAAGATCCCAGACATAAATGTCAAATTACCACCTAACTAAAACAAGTAAATACCAACAACGAGAGAGAATGAGTGTTTGCACCTGAACTCCTTGCCTAGCCTTTTCATATAGTAATGCATCAAGCCGAGAAGATGAATTACTATGAAAAGGACGTCTTAGATACAGTTCTGGGCAAAGCCACCAGCCAGTGATGAATATCTGGAAGCAAACATTCTATGTTGAGTTGTATAATCACTAGAAATGCACGTTAAATGGTGTGAACAATGCAAGAAACAAACCTCTGATTTTGCAGCTTCAACAGAAGAAGCAATAGCTTCAAATGCTGCTTGGCCATCTACAAACCATTGAGCTTGACTCCCATCATCAGTCAAACCCCTTGGAGGAGCAAAGGAACCAAAGCGATGAGGATGACACCAACCTTCATGAGGCCTTAAACCAGCATCATTAATTGCAGCAACCCAATCTTTGACTTTAGCATTGCTAGTGGTTCTTAACCTTAAGCTTTGATTTCCAGAAGCAACCTTTAAACATTTACAAATCAATGTGGTCGTCAGAGAATTGaatagaactatacaatagcTGTTTTAAATAGGAAAACAGCAAACACTCATATAAGAAGGAATTAAGCTTAAGATACTCAAAGCACATAAAAGTGTATTTAATAGATTTGAAGCTATCCTCATAATAAACAAGCCATGTGTAACCAATataaaagtaaattaaaaCAACAGCTCACCCTTAATGTGTAACGTAAAGGATTGCGTTCCTTTATTTGATTAGCCAAATATATTTGTGAGCATGCATTTTCATTTGAGGTTGGCAGTACATTGAAAACGATTATGTCTAAAAGTTCAGTGTCAAAAGGATCCTCTAGTAAGGCCAGGAACCCAGGCTTTAAAACAGCCCACACCTGCaattggacaaaaaaaaaaaaaacacgatAATACAAAATACCATTCCCTACAAAGAATTAGACAAATTATAAGCAAACATAGTTTGATTATACGGAAATAAACAAGCAAAGGAATAAAAGGTCATTGACAAAACCTTTTGCCAGTTGTTGCTACAGAAACCAAGACAAAGGAATGCAAAAGAGTTCACATCAGAATCAGCCCCTGCAATTTTTGGTAGATGCTTCACCATTACATAACCTTCTTTCAGCTTTGGTCCATACTCCTGTGAAAAGGAGAGCTTCGAGACCTCCAAAAATTTGCAGACCTACAATTCGAAACCACTTCTTGTAATAAATCTGAAAATGAGTACCAACAAATGACAGCACTAATAAAAATGGAGTTCACACACCTCTCGAGAATTTACTAGATCCATGTTTCCCAGAAAATGATTCAAATAACCCTGCATTGCCACCTTTGCTCTGTCCGAAATGGACTGCTGCCCTCCTAGTGCTGGACGGAGGATGGGCAAAGCTGCACGAGACGGAACGTATCTGCATAGCAACcaaattcagaaaatcataAGTACTATGGTGTTAAGACCTAAATTTGGACCAAGCACTATGAAGTCAGAAATCACCTGTTTCTAACAATTTCTTCATTATGTACAGGAACAGCCCCATCATCCGGTTCATCATCATCTTGCACTACTGCCGTCTGATCTACTATTCCTATGCTATGAAGCCATTCTTTCACCTTTCGTGCAAAGTTCCCAGGGAAATTATATAAAGATTAGGCCAAATacagattaaaaaaattcctctACTGATCAAATGTTGCATCCGGTATATGGTGCAGATTAGGCACAAGAAGGAAAACTGGGGCAAGTCCGCAGGCTCATAAATGTTCCAAACAATCAAGAATGACAGGGAGATATAAAAAACAATTGGCAAACCTGCTCTTGTTTCTCATGAAACTCCTCAATTATTGCACGCTTCCTCAAAGCAAAATGTAAATAGAGAACTTGTGATGCTTTCTTCAGCAGCCGCCACTTGAACTGTTGAAGAGGAATACAAAACAAACCTTTTAGCATGGCATAACGACATTTCGAAACCATCTGGCCAGTTAAGAGTTTGTGAATTGTCACAAGACAAAATTGGAAATTCATCAATGAAGTACCCAAAACATTTATCTAAATTCAACGTCAGTCTGCAATTTAAAACCAGTAGCTGGATGACCttctaaaaatttaaaaatttaaaattaaaaaaaacaatcatcCTAAGCAGTAAACAGAGATAGATatacagagaaagagagagcatGCCTGTTTGTATTGAAACTCAATGGTGTAAGACAGAAGCATGGGGCTGATATCTCCGGTATCGGGTCGCGACACCGATACAATGGTGGCCACCGGCAACTCTTCGAAAATCGGCGTGAAGGAGAAAGATGCCGCATTCATATTCATTGCCTCGGATTGTACCGCACCATTTGCAATGAGCTTCTCCGACGACATCAGCTAATTCTTTTGCTTGAAATCCCAATAAACTCAGCTCTTGCATATCCTTGAAAACCAGAGAAAGTGAGTGACTTTCGGTTTTTTACGATaacccaaaagaaataaattaagagAGGAGCTTTGACAGAGAAGAAAGGAAGCGGTTTTTATAGTTTACAGGGGTCCCGGCGTTTCATGTATTTTCATACCGGGAAATTGAAGAAGGCGGCTCTGGATGACCCTTAGCGACATGGATTTTTCATGTAGTTTAGATATTTTAACAACACGTGTCGTCCTGGGGTATAGACTATTGTGCAATTACACGTGGCAGGAGCTAAAGTAGATAGCATGAAGTTTTGGGTAAGTTTAGTGGTCgaaattaatattttctttaagaaAGGAAAATAGTAAAAACTAATTGAATTTATTTACGTATTATATCCTATTTGTATGGATATGATATTTGTAATCTATATAGAAATTATGGACATGTTATACGTTACATTGCCAAAAATGCCCCTTAAACATTTTGGCTTCATTATAACGTCATCCCTTAAAAATCCATTTTCATGAATGAAGTTGAGGACATTTTGGTCATTTAATATTGTCATGAAGAGAGTACCATGTGCAGTTGCACACGGCATATCCCCATGGAAGGATCACTTGAAAagaatattcatattttttgtgcttACCTCTGCGAATATGCTGAAAAGGATTTATAGCGGGCACGCTCATTAATTATGCATTTCTCTGAGAGATTAAATTAAACTATATAATTAagtataattaataaaataaggcAAGAGGGTGGTTGTTGGAGATTCTATTATTCCACCCACTAAAAAGAATAATACTTGGAAGAAAAGTAATGTTCATAAATTATGTCCCATACTCTGTCGTGCACGGCTAGATTGTGCAGCTTAAATGATAActcacaaagaaaaaaattgcaagGTTGACTTAACAATTGTGTGGTAGTTCCATCATTTAACTTGGTTAGCAATGGCACAGGCTCATGTGATTTCTCTGGCCACAAATAGAAAGCTCATGTGATTCGTTTAGCTATGAATATTGGACAAGTCTGACACAACTTGGTACAACAGACATATTTGTCCCCAACTCAAAGCTCAGTAGGTGTCGATTTTAACACATAAGGTCTCGGTGTTACTATTACTAGATCattaagtatatatattttgtaaagTTTCCAATATGGACTTCACACTCTTCAATAATATTTAGGTTGCCCCTACACCCACTTCAACTGAACAACATTGCCTTACAATAATATGAGAATCAGAACACATGATAAACCAACTTGAACATAAGATTGACTGAGCTTGAGCCAAATACTTCAATTCAAACTCCACTTTCGACAAAGACAATGAACTTTGGCTAGAGAAGCCATGTAGTCATCAGATCTGACAAGAGCAAGGAAATTAGATTTTACGTTGTTGAATGGTTACTCAACTGATTAActtaaaaattagtttttacTGCAAACCTCTGTCCATAAGGAGACTGATACGCAGTAACAATATGAAGTTCGGCGGCATCCGTTTTCTTCTGCATAGGTGAAAAATAGCTAGTCATCAATTGTCTAGACATAGGCAATTAGTTTCAAGCTATAAGTTCAGCCAGAAATTTCTCAGCATCAGTTCTTAATCGAAAGTATCAAATTTAAAGAACATTTGACATACAACGTGTGACACCAAAAGAGCATCTAAAAGAAAGATATTAAAGTTTAAAACAAACCTGACTTTCATAATAAAGCCCAGCATATAAAGAAGCATAGAAGTAATCACTCTCTCGGCTTTTTGAAAATGCTGCAACAAGCTAGGCAATAAGAACAATCACTTATGTCAGTGGAAACTCTTGGTGCTAGTGCAACTATACGGGCCTACataagaaacagaaaattatcTGAAGACCATTAAAGCATTCAGTCCCGTAAAATGTTAATGAGTTCTTAAACAACTTTCAGCTACTCCAATTAACCTCCGGCTGGAAAATGGTCCGAAGGCATGAGTATTCCACAGAAAGCATGAAGCAAATGAGAGCTGCATTCTCAACATCTCATATAAACTGATAAAAGCCATCCAGTAAGCACACCTAGAGAGACATGAGAATATATATTGGGAGATGCGCATACATGAGATGCCTTTCTAATCTTATGAACTACACAACTAACTAGCTCAAATAAGAAATGTTTGGTCAAAGAAGAAATTTCCCAGTCAACACCTTTTCTGGATCACCGCCTTCTTTAAACATGTTATAGGCGTCTCGCATAACAGGTCTCGGATCTTGGCCAACCTGCATTCATCTAGTATGTAGTTAGAAGAACTTTATTCAACTTTCCACTCAATACGTGGGTGTAAAAAGCACTTTAAAAAGTGTCAGCTAGAATTTAACATTGACTCATAAATTTACTTGGTTATGTTTGCTCCTATATATGGCCAAAAGTCACTGGCTAAAGCTCAAAGCCTAGTTTAGCTTCATCCATAATCTTCCTCaggtaaataaaataaaaactttctGGATCAGAAACCTTCCTATAAGAAATGACAGTGTCCCTGGTGTCACTAACTTGCCTCAAGAAATCGTTCCCTTGCTTCACTAGTCCCATATAATTGAGCTTCACATAGAAAGCACCAAATGGACTCCTCTGTATCATTTGGATTCTGTGCAACATCTAATCGGAACTGCTCTGCCCCTTCTTCAAACCTGTGCATAAAGATACCAAGTTTAGTCCTTGACATGCACCTTCACTGAATCgaaatttaacattttatcCTCATGTTTTCCTGTGGAAAGGAATccttaatttttaattttattccaaTGACAGATCTAAGGCTAAAGTGACAcgctttttaattttgtctacATTTAATTATTACAGTAcctaacaaaaataatgtggAAACAAGAACCATCAAAGAACTAGTACCTATCAAGATAGTAAAGCGATAGCCCCCTTTGCCAAAGATCTGATAACAACCATAGCCAACACTATGTAACTTAATTCAACAATTCATATCCCAAAAACCACCAAAAAAGCAATTATCAAGAGCTACAATCAGACTCACATGCCTGTTGGCGAGGATCCAACTCAATTGCCTTGTCAAATTCTGCTACAGACCCTGAAACATCACCCTTAACAAATAACAAAGTTGTAAACTTTTAATGCCAAACTATGAGAACATGTAAGTGGTGTCAAgagaaatttagaaaacaGCATTGGATGGAACAAGGATCAGATTTTACCTGCCTAAAGAGTACCATTCCATGTCGAATCGCGGCAACGGCTTCACGGGCATTGTTACCGCTAGTTAAGGCATCCCAGATGCCAGAAACTGAAGGGAGGAACAGTCTTCTGGTGCTGAAGAATTGTGAGTTAGTGCGACTTTTGAATGAAAATGGTGCTGGCTGGGTTCTGTAGTTGTCACTTGCTGAAGTAATTGTGCCAAAGAAGAGTGAGCTGTTCTGGGTTTTGAATGAAACTGAAGGGGAGGTTAGGAATGGTGTGATAGTGGGTTTGAGGTTTTGGGGCATAGCCATGGATGAAGAAAGAGGCAATCTTGAACTGGGTAATGAGAAATTTGAGAGTCAAAGTGGAAACTTTGGATGAGCTTTAATGGgtcaaattcaattttgatGGTTTTGTGCAAAGTTATGGATATGCGGTGGGAAGAGGGATAAGGCGCCAAAAGCCAACAATTCTTCAACTCTACTTTTACTGAGTCTTCACCTtcgccgcgcggctatattTGTTCTGGGTTTTGAATGAAAGTAACGGGTTAGGAATAGGATTGGTGTGATATACTGTGAgctttttgtatttaatttttttaataaatcgtatagccgggcggctatacatgggtcctttttattttttctacatAAATAGtaaagccgcgcggctatactaaaaGCGAACAAAGCcaaacggctatactatttctttggaaaaaaaaaacgccaagtacagccgcacggctatactttttttaaaaaaggaccCACCTAGgcaagtatagccgcgcggttATACTATTTCGAAAAATATactagagtatagccgcgcggctatacgatttataataaaagaaaaagggaccCGCCTATCGATTAGGTacccacgtgtcaaaacaaGTATCGCCGCTcggccatactattttttccaaaaaaattactctagtacagccgcgcggctatactattttgaaaAGTCGCTGACTTCAATGTTTCATGCTGGTGAATTGTCAAAGGGGTTGGGTTTTAATATTCTGGGTtattgttatggcttctcTCTTTTTGCCTGGAAATTCTACCAGTATAGAGAAAACATGGCAGCATTTCAGGTGAGCATTTGCTTTCAGCTTCGGAAGGTATGGGGGTTGAGATAAAGAACTCGGACCCCAAAGATTGCGATCTTGAGGTTGGtatcatatatttttgaaTCTTCGATTTGTCTTGAGGAATTGCTTTTGATTTCACTAGGGGACATATCAGGGGGAAATTATAAATGAACACTTGCCTTCAATATTTCTACTCATCAAAATTGGCCAATTAAACAAGACATCATACAAACAGATGGTAAAAGATTTCATCTTTTCTACATGGTTTTGCATGTATAGCTGATGTCTTGTATGATTCTTAATTGTACTGATTACTTGATAGATAAATGATGCCTTTCATTACTTATAATTAGTACCAAATTCTTCTTGGAAGCACACTTTGGTATGATAAATAtatgatctctctctctctctctctctctctctctctctctctggtgtaaacatttgatttataaaatttccttcatttgttttttgttttttactgGTTAAACCATGTTTTGCCTTGTAGGCCTTCCGGGATGACGCTAGACATCAAGAAATCATCGtacaaaaaattatcaaagtGGTTACAAGCTAAATCTTGTATGGGATTGGTCCGTACagcttttcattttctctccTTGAAAGAGAACCCTTTTGTCATTTTCGGAGCTCTTATCTGAGGATATCCTCTAGCTTTCTTGATTTTGCAAGGCATTGAGTTATAAACATCTAAGTGGTCTTGTAGTAAGTACACCAAGTGATATTAATGAATAGGATGCTGAATTGAGCTGAGAGTCTTACTCTTTAGCAAGCATGTGCTTTGTTCTATTCAGGGCATATTTTCAGAGGTATTCCTATGTGTCAAGTTAAATTGATTTTTGAGAGTTATGAGTGGCATTATTGGTCTCAGCTATGTTAATAGGATTGCTTTGGAACTGGAAGAGAGACTAAAAAGATTTTATCCTAAGTTTCTATGAGCCTTATGAAAAAGCAATATATAGTgagcaaagaaaatgaaaaaaaacttttaagtTTCAACTGACTTGTCTTTCAATTTGGTTCTGGCTTTAGTTTTCAATTCTgctaataaaaaaagaaggcatGATTTTCTTCAGGTTAGTTTAGTGATCTATAACTGGAGAACAGTGGTTCATGGGCACCTTTTCTGTGAATTTATGCGTAGACGGCAACTTGTATTTTGGTAGCAGTACTGAGTTATGACTTTTGAGTCTTGTTGATGTCTCTGATTAGCTTGTTAAGAAATCTCTGATATGTTTTGAAAGGGGGTGATGACGAACCTAACACTGCGTGGCATTtcactgattttttttatttagctttgatagaagaaaaaatgtgTTTGAAGACATTTTGATATCAAACAAAAATCTATACAgcataattttcttctttctttgtgtGCATGTGCTGAACTTGAGAAATGATTAAGCACCATATGCAGCCTACTTGTGGTGCAACTGTACTCgatttttttctaattttttttaaaaatagtatagccgggcggctttactggtttttttttttaaaactgtctttaataaatagtatagacgaGCAGCTATggtcttttatatatatatatatatgtacgtacgtatttttcaataatactgTGTTATATACATGTCTCCTGTTTTTTAGAAAGCAAATGTACAATAatcgtattgtacatgtacgTACATATTTCTAATGCTTAATACACATTGTTTACCAAATTTTCAGTAAGatacacaaaattcacgtattatacaaataattatCACAT comes from Prunus dulcis chromosome 6, ALMONDv2, whole genome shotgun sequence and encodes:
- the LOC117631878 gene encoding uncharacterized protein LOC117631878 isoform X2, which codes for MAMPQNLKPTITPFLTSPSVSFKTQNSSLFFGTITSASDNYRTQPAPFSFKSRTNSQFFSTRRLFLPSVSGIWDALTSGNNAREAVAAIRHGMVLFRQGDVSGSVAEFDKAIELDPRQQAYLWQRGLSLYYLDRFEEGAEQFRLDVAQNPNDTEESIWCFLCEAQLYGTSEARERFLEVGQDPRPVMRDAYNMFKEGGDPEKKKTDAAELHIVTAYQSPYGQRSDDYMASLAKVHCLCRKWSLN
- the LOC117631878 gene encoding uncharacterized protein LOC117631878 isoform X1: MAMPQNLKPTITPFLTSPSVSFKTQNSSLFFGTITSASDNYRTQPAPFSFKSRTNSQFFSTRRLFLPSVSGIWDALTSGNNAREAVAAIRHGMVLFRQGDVSGSVAEFDKAIELDPRQQAYLWQRGLSLYYLDRFEEGAEQFRLDVAQNPNDTEESIWCFLCEAQLYGTSEARERFLEVGQDPRPVMRDAYNMFKEGGDPEKLVAAFSKSRESDYFYASLYAGLYYESQKKTDAAELHIVTAYQSPYGQRSDDYMASLAKVHCLCRKWSLN